CCTTGGGATATCGCGACGGCATGTTCCCCGTGACCGAATCGATCAGTTCCCGGGTCCTGCGGTTGCCGCTCTACTATGATCTCACGACCGCGCAGCAGGATCGCGTGATCGCCGGCGTCCGCGGGTACCTCGGGGTGAAATGATGGCGAGGGACGGTCTGGGGGCGCGGGCACGCATGGCCGCGCGGGCCCGCCTGGCCGGACAACTCGCAGGGCCATTGGCCGCGGCCTGGTTGGCCCTCCCCGACATGGGCCGGCATGCGGCGCATAAGGCCATCTTCCTGATCCTGGTCCTGGCCGGAACCGCCTGGGCCTGGACGCGGCCCTCCCGCCTGTTGGCCGCCCCCGGGGGCCGAAGGCTTCCCTTCATCCTGTCCATGTTGGCCCTATGCGGGGCAACGGCGGCCGGCATGTTGGCGGTCTCCAACTTTTCCAACTTCGATTGGGGCGATATCTCCTTTTATCTCTCCAGCTTCCGTTCCTCTCATGGATGGTTGCCGGGCGAGAACGCCGTCAGCGGCCGGCTCTTCCTGGCGCACCATTCCGAATTCTGGTGCATTCCGGTGGGATGGCTGTTCCGCCTCGCGCCCGGGCCCTATATCGTGCAGGCCGCGCAAGCCGGCTTCGTGCTGGCTACATGGGCAATCGTCCGATCATGGATCAAGCGGACAACGCGGGATGAAGCCTGGGGGGAATGGTTGGCCTTCGCTTTCGCGCTTTCGCCCTGCCTGATCGTCCCGCTCCTGAAAGGCTTTCATGGAGCGGCCACCGCTCTGCCCTTTCTGGCTCTGGCCGCTACGGCTTACCACGATCGGCGTTGGCGCATCTTCCTGCCCGCTCTGCTGGGCCTGATGCTGGCCAAGGAAGTCTTCGCACTGACCGCCATAAGCCTGGGCTGCCTCGCCCTGTTGCAACGGAGGCCTTGGCATTGGATCGTGATCCCAGTATCGATCGGCCTCGCTTACGGCCTGTTCCTGCGTTTCTGGTTCTTCCCGCATATGCTGGGCGACTCCGGGTATTTCTACTCCCACCTCGGGCAGGATTGGCGGGCGGGAATGCATCGCGTGCTTTCCGCGGATTCGGCCCCCTATGCCATCGCCATCGTCGTAGCGGGGGGAGGCGCGGCCTGCTTGCGCAGTCCATATGTCCTGCTTGCCCTTCCCAGCCTGTTCCTGAACGTTTACCTGGGCGGCACCTTCGCCTCTCCGGCCTTCCATTACGTGATCGAACCCGCCTTCTGGGCCTTCTTCGCGGGCATCGCGAGCCTGGCCCGGCGGCCGCGCGAATCCGAACCGGTGAAATCCGGCCTGGTCGGCGCCCATTCGGACCTCGCCGATTCAGGTACCATCCGTCTCATCCCGGGCCGGGCCGCGGTTTCCTCTATCGCTTGCCTGTTGCTGCTAGCCCTGGTTTCTCTGCGCGGGCTTCCCCTGTATCTGCATCATCCCTACGCCGCATCCTACCAGGCGGCCTTGGCGCGCATCCCGGAAGGCGCCACGCTGTCTTCCGGAGTGCCGCTGGACGATCGGCTTTGGAAAACGGGCCGGTGGTATTGGATCCATTACGGCGGAGAAGCCTGGCTCTGGTATTCCGCGGATGAGGCATGCCTTTCGGGACGCTATGCGCTGCTTCCCTTGCTCCCGGGCCCGATGTCCATGTTCGATGCCGATGAACGATCCCGGATCCAGGCTTGCCTGACCCGCCTGCGGGCCGATACGGCCTATGCCGAAATCTGGTCGGATGGGACCTTGGCGCTCCTGCGCCGGCGCGCCGAATAGACCGAACCGGAGGGCCCGGGATGCGCCCTAGGTATCTTCGCTGTTACCTAGCGGAGGCGCTACGGCCTTGCTCCGATGGGCTCCGCGGGCAGGCGCCCAATCGCCGGCGGACCGGCGGGGGGAAGGCGCCTCGCGCAAACGTTTCCAGGCCGCCTCCGCGATCCGAGCGGGCGAAATCCCGTGCAGGTGGTTCATGAATTCCTGTCTCCCTTGCGCGCCCGTCGGGGAATCCGTGACGCCGCAGCGCGTTATCCGGCAGGCCAGGCCGTTTTCCGCGGCCACCTCGCAGGCCAGGGAACCCAGGCCGCCCGTGGCGTAGTGGCCTTCCACGGTTACGGCGAAAGGGAAGCGGGACATGAGGGAAATCAGATCCGCTTCGGGAGCGGGGCTGACGGAAGAGATGGCCGCCACCGTGCTGGCGACGCCGCGTTCGGCCAATTGATCGGCGGCGGCGAGGGCGGATCGCACCGCGGGACCCAAGGCCAGGAACAAGGCATCGCCCCCTTCCCGCACCACGTGCAAACGGCCGGGCTCGAAGCGCCCGTCCAAGCCGGGTACCCGGTAGACATCGTCTTTGCCGAGGCGGAAATAGGCCGGAGCCGCATCGTCGTGCAGGGCCAATACGGCGGAGCGGCATTGGGCCGCATCGGCCGGGGCTACGACCTTGAGGCCGGGAAGCATCCGCAAGGCGCCCACGTCCTCCAAGGCGTAATGCGTGGGGCCGGCATGATCGTACTCGAATCCGCCTCCCACCCCGATGATGCGCACCGGAAGGCGCTGCAGGACCGGCCCGTTGCGGATGAATTCATAGGGGCGCAAGGCGGCGAAGGTGGCGATGGAGTAGACGTACGGGATGAAACCGGCTTCGGCCAGCCCCGTCGCGACGCCCACCATGTTCTGCTCCGCCACCCCGACGTTGAAGAAGCGGTCGGGGAAGCGCTGCGCGAAAGGTTCCACGAAGAGATAGCCGAGATCGGCGGTGAGGAAAACCGTGCGCGGATCCCTTTCGGCCAGCTCCAGCAAAGCGCCGATCAAAGCCTTCCTCATGGCGCCCCCAGCCCGGACATGGCGGTCGCGTATTCCGCGTCCGACAGGGGCCAATAATGCCACTTAACCTGGCCTTCCATGAAACCGACGCCTTTGCCGCTCAGGGTGCGCGCCAGTACGATGCGCGGCCGGCTTCCCGCGCCCGTGGGATCCAGGCTGGCCCGCAAGGCGGCGGCATCATGCCCGTCGGCTTCGCGTACGTCCCAGCCGAAGGCCCGCCAGCGCGGGGCCAGCGGAGTAAGGTCGATGACTTCGCGAGTCGGGCCCATGGCCTGCTGGCCGTTCACGTCCACGATGGCGTCCAGGTTGCCGAGCTTATGATGCGCGGCGAACATCGCGGCTTCCCAGGTCGAGCCCTCGTTGAGCTCGGCATCGCTCAAGAGCACGCGCGCCCGCGTGCCCTGGCCTTTGAGGCGCATCGCCAGGGCTGCGCCGGCCCCCAGGGAAAGCCCTTGCCCCAGGGAACCCGAAGAGAAATCCACGCCGGGCAAATCCCTTTCCGGGTGCACCGGCAGCCTTCCGCCATCGGTGCAATAGGTCGACAGGGTATCGCGATCGATGCGACCGCGTAGGAACAGGCAGGCGTAAAGGGCCAGGGCGGCATGGCCCTTGGAAAGGACGAAGCGATCGCGGGCGTTAGCGTCGGCGGGGGAGTCGAGGCTCCCGTCGAAAAGCGCGGCCAGGATGTCGGCCACCGACAGGGCGGAACCGATATGCCCTACCCCCGCGCGCTTCGCCTGTTCCAGCACGATACGGCGGATGGCTTGGCCGGTAACCTGCGGATGGAGGGGAGAAGGGGTCATGGATCGCATTCCGTCTTCCCATTCTACCCCCCGCGGCCCGCGGGGTCCAGGGCCAGGAGATGCGCCGGAGCGGGCCGGAATGTTACAATCTGCCGTGAAACGGGCGCGGCTATGACGATGACGGATGCATGGGCGGACCTGGACGCCGAATTCCAGGCCCAGGTGCGGGGATTGCAGGGGCCCATCCTGGTCCTCGGGGCCGGGGGGTTCGTGGGCTTCAATTTGTTCGAAGCCCTGCGCTCGCTGCGCCCGGACGTATTCGCCGCGACCCACCGCCTCAACGCCGGCTGGCGCTTGGCCCGGGCCGCCTTGCCCGCCTCCCGACTGCTGGTCTGCGATCTCAATTACGCGCATTCGGTGCGGCACTTGGTCGAGACCTGCCGGCCGCGCACCGTTTTCAACCTGGCCGCGTACGGGGCCTATCCCCATCAGCAGGACGCCGAACTCATCTACCGCACCAATTTCCTTTCCACCCAGCATTTGCTCGAGGCCCTGCGGCCTTCCGGCTTCGACGCCTACGTGCATGCGGGATCTTCTTCCGAGTACGGACTGCGCGCCGCGGCCCCCCGGGAAAGCGATGAGCGGCAAGATCCACGCCTTGCCCGTGGTCAACCTGCGCCTCTATTCGGTGTATGGTCCTTGGGAAGAGCCCGAGCGCCTCATCCCGACCCTGGTGGAAAAGGCGCGCGAGGGCAAGCAGCCCCCCTTCGTCGCTCCCGGCATTTCGCGCGACTTCGTCTACGTGGGTGATGCCTTGCGGGCTTTCGCCGCCGCCGCCGCCCGCATGAAGCCGGCGCTGTACGGGGAATCCTTCAACATCGCCACCGGCACCCGCACCACCATGGCCGATCTGGCGGCGCTGGCCCGCTCCGAATTCGCCGTACCCGAGGAGCCATCTTTCGGTTCCATGCCCAACCGCCGCTGGGACGTGGAGGATTGGTACGGCAATCCCGCCAAGGCCGCCGAGTGCCTGGGCTGGAAGGCCCAAGTCCCGTTGGCAAAGGGATTGCGGGCCACTTATGACTGGCAGCGCGGCGTCGATTACGCCGGCCTCAAGGCCCTCAGCCGCAGCCAGGGAGAAGGCAAGGCCACGGAAATCTCGGCCATCATCGCTTGCTACAAGGACGCGCGCGCCATTCCCGAGATGCATGCGCGCCTGGCCGCCGTGTTCGCGGAGCTGGCCTTCACCTACGAAATCATCTTCGTGAACGATTGCTCCCCGGACGAAAGCCGCGAAGTGCTCCGTAAACTCTCGGTGGAGGACCCCAATGTGGTCGCGGTGGAGCATACGCGCAATTTCGGATCCCAATCGGCGTTCATGAGCGGGATGGGGGTGGCTTCCGGCAAGGCCATCGTCCTCCTCGACGGGGACCTCCAGGATCCTCCCGAGATCATCCCCGAGTTCATCGCCAAATGGCGCGAGGGCTACGACGTGGTCTACGGCAGCCGTATTAAGCGCGAGGCGCCTTGGCTCTTGAACCTCGCCTACAAAGGCTTCTACCGGATCTTCCGTCGCATGTCCTATA
The Fibrobacterota bacterium genome window above contains:
- a CDS encoding transketolase yields the protein MRSMTPSPLHPQVTGQAIRRIVLEQAKRAGVGHIGSALSVADILAALFDGSLDSPADANARDRFVLSKGHAALALYACLFLRGRIDRDTLSTYCTDGGRLPVHPERDLPGVDFSSGSLGQGLSLGAGAALAMRLKGQGTRARVLLSDAELNEGSTWEAAMFAAHHKLGNLDAIVDVNGQQAMGPTREVIDLTPLAPRWRAFGWDVREADGHDAAALRASLDPTGAGSRPRIVLARTLSGKGVGFMEGQVKWHYWPLSDAEYATAMSGLGAP
- a CDS encoding 1-deoxy-D-xylulose-5-phosphate synthase, whose protein sequence is MRKALIGALLELAERDPRTVFLTADLGYLFVEPFAQRFPDRFFNVGVAEQNMVGVATGLAEAGFIPYVYSIATFAALRPYEFIRNGPVLQRLPVRIIGVGGGFEYDHAGPTHYALEDVGALRMLPGLKVVAPADAAQCRSAVLALHDDAAPAYFRLGKDDVYRVPGLDGRFEPGRLHVVREGGDALFLALGPAVRSALAAADQLAERGVASTVAAISSVSPAPEADLISLMSRFPFAVTVEGHYATGGLGSLACEVAAENGLACRITRCGVTDSPTGAQGRQEFMNHLHGISPARIAEAAWKRLREAPSPRRSAGDWAPARGAHRSKAVAPPLGNSEDT
- a CDS encoding DUF2079 domain-containing protein, translated to MMARDGLGARARMAARARLAGQLAGPLAAAWLALPDMGRHAAHKAIFLILVLAGTAWAWTRPSRLLAAPGGRRLPFILSMLALCGATAAGMLAVSNFSNFDWGDISFYLSSFRSSHGWLPGENAVSGRLFLAHHSEFWCIPVGWLFRLAPGPYIVQAAQAGFVLATWAIVRSWIKRTTRDEAWGEWLAFAFALSPCLIVPLLKGFHGAATALPFLALAATAYHDRRWRIFLPALLGLMLAKEVFALTAISLGCLALLQRRPWHWIVIPVSIGLAYGLFLRFWFFPHMLGDSGYFYSHLGQDWRAGMHRVLSADSAPYAIAIVVAGGGAACLRSPYVLLALPSLFLNVYLGGTFASPAFHYVIEPAFWAFFAGIASLARRPRESEPVKSGLVGAHSDLADSGTIRLIPGRAAVSSIACLLLLALVSLRGLPLYLHHPYAASYQAALARIPEGATLSSGVPLDDRLWKTGRWYWIHYGGEAWLWYSADEACLSGRYALLPLLPGPMSMFDADERSRIQACLTRLRADTAYAEIWSDGTLALLRRRAE